A stretch of the Bdellovibrio sp. 22V genome encodes the following:
- a CDS encoding ABC-F family ATP-binding cassette domain-containing protein yields MIHLSNISKQQGNKILYRNGSFQINAGEKIGLVGPNGAGKTTIFRIIMGEEGIDGGTVSKSDRTVIGYFSQNIEDMRGRSALEEVKSAVGNIGDMQTRMQECEVKLADPELDADEMTKILEEYGELQAEFERLGGYDLESRAAEILTGLGIGPDDYHRPTESFSGGWKMRIALAKILALNPEVLLMDEPTNHLDVESIVWLEEWLVNYKGAILMTSHDRDFMNRLVSKIVEIANKTITVYGGNYDFYERERDIRKEQLIAAAKRQEDMLAKEEEFIARFAARASHAAQVQSRVKKLEKIDRIEIPPEEDEIKFEWPVPPRGGEEVVKFENLAKIWKRDDGKEKLVFSGANALVKRMDRIALVGVNGAGKSTLLKIIAGHADPTEGKMTLGASINVGYFSQNSLDVLDPKATILDEVHSRIPNAGMGFVRSLLGAFKFSGEEAEKKISILSGGEKSRVVLATILAQPVNLLILDEPTNHLDIKSREVLLEAIKNFPGTVIIVSHDRHFLRAITTRVFEVDKNQIRIYEGDYEYYHHKKKQEQMA; encoded by the coding sequence ATGATTCACTTATCGAATATCAGCAAACAGCAGGGTAATAAGATTCTCTATCGCAACGGCTCTTTTCAGATCAATGCGGGAGAGAAAATCGGTCTTGTCGGTCCTAACGGCGCCGGTAAAACCACGATCTTTCGTATCATCATGGGCGAAGAGGGCATCGACGGGGGCACCGTTTCTAAATCCGATCGCACCGTGATCGGCTATTTCTCGCAAAACATCGAAGACATGAGAGGCCGTTCCGCTTTAGAGGAAGTGAAGTCCGCTGTCGGCAATATCGGCGACATGCAAACGCGCATGCAAGAGTGCGAAGTGAAGCTCGCGGATCCGGAACTGGATGCGGATGAGATGACCAAAATCCTGGAAGAGTACGGGGAGCTGCAAGCAGAGTTTGAGCGCTTGGGCGGTTACGATCTTGAATCTCGCGCGGCGGAAATTTTGACGGGTTTAGGTATTGGGCCTGACGATTACCATCGTCCCACCGAAAGTTTTTCGGGCGGTTGGAAAATGCGTATTGCTTTGGCGAAAATTCTTGCTTTGAATCCCGAAGTTTTGCTGATGGACGAACCGACGAATCACTTGGACGTCGAATCGATCGTATGGCTTGAAGAGTGGCTCGTGAACTATAAAGGCGCCATCCTTATGACAAGCCATGACCGTGACTTCATGAATCGCCTGGTTTCCAAAATCGTCGAGATTGCCAATAAAACTATCACCGTGTACGGCGGCAATTACGATTTCTATGAAAGAGAACGCGACATCCGCAAAGAGCAGTTGATTGCAGCGGCCAAACGCCAGGAAGACATGCTTGCGAAAGAAGAAGAATTCATCGCGCGTTTCGCAGCCCGCGCTTCGCATGCGGCGCAAGTGCAATCACGTGTAAAGAAATTGGAAAAAATCGATCGCATCGAAATTCCGCCTGAAGAGGACGAGATCAAGTTCGAATGGCCGGTTCCACCGCGTGGCGGGGAAGAAGTCGTGAAGTTTGAAAACCTCGCAAAAATCTGGAAGCGCGATGACGGCAAAGAAAAGCTGGTCTTTTCGGGCGCCAATGCCTTGGTGAAACGCATGGACCGTATTGCTCTTGTGGGAGTGAACGGTGCCGGGAAGTCCACGCTTCTAAAAATCATCGCAGGTCACGCAGACCCGACCGAAGGTAAAATGACTTTGGGGGCTTCGATCAATGTGGGTTACTTCAGTCAAAACTCTTTGGACGTTCTGGATCCTAAAGCCACGATTCTGGACGAAGTCCACTCTCGCATCCCGAATGCGGGCATGGGTTTTGTGCGCAGCTTATTGGGAGCGTTTAAATTCTCTGGCGAAGAGGCAGAGAAAAAAATCTCCATTCTTTCCGGCGGTGAAAAATCCCGCGTTGTTTTAGCGACGATCCTGGCGCAACCAGTGAATCTTTTGATTCTCGATGAGCCGACGAATCACTTGGATATCAAATCCCGCGAAGTCTTGTTGGAGGCGATAAAAAACTTCCCAGGCACCGTTATCATCGTAAGCCATGACAGACACTTCTTGCGCGCTATCACGACACGTGTCTTTGAGGTGGATAAAAATCAAATCCGCATCTACGAAGGCGACTACGAATACTATCATCACAAAAAGAAACAGGAGCAGATGGCTTAA
- a CDS encoding alpha/beta hydrolase, whose protein sequence is MSGSLDLRSFKIPLGKLAPQESFRTRQGDVLSYRLYPAWSEDLIILYHGVGSDSRYMCVLASALAAAGLGTVVTPDFRGHGISLPLSDKIKPAQLEIDLEELIIHLRMQRAVSRITLAGHSLGGGFVLRVAVSDIRTQFANFVALAPHLPLSFHSFQEGFGGWISLTEEGGFRVNMPENFRSGQEKLSYSPEFLAAVQAPEDLVARLQSLRPALKVLTGTDEEVARPEVHRQIFTEAGVPVEILPGLNHLTLVSKPDAVVSRF, encoded by the coding sequence ATGAGCGGCTCCTTGGATCTGCGAAGTTTTAAGATTCCTTTGGGGAAATTAGCCCCTCAGGAATCTTTTCGCACGCGCCAAGGGGACGTTTTATCTTACCGTCTTTATCCCGCTTGGTCCGAAGATCTGATCATCCTCTATCACGGGGTGGGAAGTGACAGCCGTTACATGTGTGTCTTAGCCTCCGCTTTGGCGGCGGCGGGATTAGGCACTGTGGTGACGCCGGATTTTCGTGGGCATGGAATCTCTTTGCCTCTCTCTGATAAAATAAAACCCGCGCAGTTAGAAATCGATCTGGAAGAGCTGATCATTCACCTGCGTATGCAAAGAGCCGTCAGTCGCATCACTTTAGCGGGGCACTCTTTAGGGGGCGGTTTTGTTTTGCGGGTGGCTGTTTCGGATATTCGAACTCAGTTTGCAAACTTCGTGGCGTTAGCGCCGCATCTGCCATTGTCATTTCATTCTTTCCAAGAAGGTTTTGGCGGTTGGATCTCGCTGACAGAAGAAGGCGGCTTTCGCGTGAATATGCCGGAAAATTTTCGCTCGGGCCAAGAAAAGCTTTCTTACAGTCCCGAGTTCCTGGCAGCCGTGCAGGCGCCTGAAGATCTTGTTGCTCGCTTGCAAAGCCTTCGTCCTGCGCTCAAAGTTCTGACGGGGACGGATGAAGAAGTGGCGCGCCCGGAAGTGCATCGTCAGATCTTCACCGAGGCCGGAGTTCCCGTTGAAATTCTTCCGGGCTTGAATCATCTCACTCTCGTCTCAAAACCAGATGCCGTGGTGTCTCGTTTTTAG